The following proteins are co-located in the Triticum aestivum cultivar Chinese Spring chromosome 1A, IWGSC CS RefSeq v2.1, whole genome shotgun sequence genome:
- the LOC606388 gene encoding glutenin, low molecular weight subunit precursor: MKTFLVFALLALAAASAVAQISQQQQQPPFSQQQQPPFSQQQQSPFSQQQQQPPFLQQQQPPFSQQPPISQQQQPPFSQQQQPQFSQQQQPPYSQQQQPPYSQQQQPPFSQQQQPPFSQQQQPPFLQQQQQPPFTQQQQPSFSQQPPISQQQQQQQQQQQPFTQQQQPPFSQQPPISQQQQPPFSQQQQPPFSQQQQIPVIHPSVLQQLNPCKVFLQQQCIPVAMQRCLARSQMLQQSICHVMQQQCCQQLRQIPEQSRHESIRAIIYSIILQQQQQQQQQQQQGQSIIQYQQQQPQQLGQCVSQPQQQLQQQLGQQPQQQQLAHGTFLQPHQIAQLEVMTSIALRTLPTMCSVNVPLYETTTSVPLGVGIGVGVY, translated from the coding sequence ATGAAGACCTTCCTCGTCTTTGCCCTCCTCGCTCTTGCGGCGGCAAGTGCCGTTGCGCAAATttcacagcaacaacaacaaccaccattTTCACAGCAACAACAACCACCATTTTCGCAGCAACAGCAATCACCATTttcgcaacaacaacaacaaccaccattTTTGCAGCAACAACAACCACCGTTTTCACAACAGCCACCAATTTCACAGCAGCAACAACCACCATTTTCACAGCAACAACAACCACAATTTTCACAGCAACAGCAGCCACCATATTCGCAGCAACAACAGCCACCATATTCGCAGCAACAACAACCACCATTTTCGCAGCAACAGCAACCACCATTTTCGCAGCAACAACAACCACCATTtttgcagcaacaacaacaaccaccattTACACAGCAACAACAACCATCGTTTTCACAACAGCCACCAATttcacagcagcagcagcagcaacaacaacaacaacaaccatttacACAGCAACAACAACCACCATTTTCACAACAGCCACCAATTTCACAGCAGCAACAACCACCATTTTCGCAGCAACAACAACCACCATTTTCACAGCAACAACAAATACCAGTTATTCATCCATCTGTTTTGCAGCAGCTAAACCCATGCAAGGTATTCCTCCAGCAGCAGTGCATCCCTGTGGCAATGCAGCGATGTCTTGCTAGGTCACAAATGTTGCAGCAGAGCATTTGCCATGTGATGCAGCAACAATGTTGCCAGCAGTTGCGGCAAATCCCCGAGCAATCCCGCCATGAGTCAATCCGTGCTATCATCTACTCTATCatcctgcagcagcagcagcagcaacaacaacaacaacaacagggtCAGAGTATCATCCAATATCAGCAACAACAACCCCAACAGTTGGGCCAATGTGTCTCCCAACCCCAACAGCAGTTGCAGCAGCAACTCGGGCAACAACCTCAACAACAACAATTGGCACATGGTACCTTTTTGCAGCCACACCAGATAGCTCAGCTTGAGGTGATGACTTCCATTGCACTCCGTACCCTGCCAACAATGTGCAGTGTCAATGTGCCGTTGTACGAAACCACCACTAGTGTGCCATTAGGCGTTGGCATCGGAGTTGGTGTCTACTGA